Proteins encoded together in one Gimesia sp. window:
- a CDS encoding AAA family ATPase, with protein MLLTERLAENVRACFTGIWIQSHEHDEALLEITRLCHSEDWGLLSWDIDRGLQGTEVVGDSDNSYPDPLTAIHSLNIQADSDRPTLLVLKNFHRFINSPEIIQALTRQIGLGKQTRTFVIILSSLVQIPPELEKQFVCLEHDLPDRSQLEEIAHSIATEPGELPEGMEQERVLDAACGLTRYEAEGAFSLSLVRHGRIDVSVVLELKAQTLLKSGLLTLHSGSESFEDLGGLESLKAFCRRALRPRSQESTHVRPRGVLLLGVPGTGKSAFAKALGKETGRATLTLDVGALMGSLVGQTEERTRRAIRIVDAMQPAVLFIDEIEKGLSGAASSGQSDSGVSTRMLGTLLSWLNDHTSDVFVVCTANDISKLPPELIRAERFDGLFFLDLPGDSQKQAIWNIYREQYGLTEEQKLPEDRHWTGSEIRACCRLAALLDVPLTQAAENVVPVAVTAAESVARLRRWASNRCLSAEQPGVFVHGERSEGREQRKLSRDPRRN; from the coding sequence ATGTTACTAACCGAACGACTGGCGGAGAACGTACGCGCCTGTTTTACCGGCATCTGGATTCAGAGCCACGAACATGACGAGGCGTTGTTGGAAATCACCCGCCTTTGTCACAGCGAAGACTGGGGGCTGCTCTCCTGGGACATTGACCGGGGGCTGCAGGGAACAGAGGTCGTTGGAGACAGCGATAACTCCTACCCCGATCCCCTTACAGCTATCCACAGTCTCAACATCCAGGCCGATTCAGATCGGCCCACGCTGCTGGTCCTCAAGAATTTCCACCGGTTCATCAATTCCCCGGAAATCATCCAGGCCCTGACGCGACAGATCGGTCTGGGAAAGCAAACCCGAACCTTCGTGATCATTCTATCCAGTCTGGTCCAGATTCCCCCGGAACTGGAAAAACAGTTCGTCTGCCTGGAACACGATCTTCCCGATCGGAGCCAGTTGGAAGAGATCGCTCACAGCATTGCCACGGAACCCGGCGAATTGCCAGAGGGAATGGAACAGGAGCGTGTCCTGGACGCCGCCTGTGGACTGACTCGCTATGAAGCAGAGGGAGCCTTTAGTCTCTCCCTGGTACGTCATGGACGCATCGACGTCTCCGTCGTATTGGAACTGAAGGCACAGACACTGCTGAAAAGTGGTCTGTTAACGCTTCACAGCGGTTCTGAGTCATTTGAAGACCTGGGCGGCCTGGAATCACTCAAGGCCTTTTGCCGGCGTGCGCTGCGTCCCAGATCACAGGAATCAACCCATGTGCGTCCACGGGGCGTGCTGCTGTTGGGAGTTCCCGGGACCGGGAAAAGTGCCTTCGCCAAAGCACTGGGAAAAGAGACCGGAAGAGCCACACTGACACTCGACGTGGGAGCCCTGATGGGTTCTCTAGTCGGCCAGACAGAGGAGCGAACAAGAAGGGCGATCCGAATCGTTGATGCGATGCAACCCGCCGTCCTGTTCATCGACGAAATCGAAAAGGGTCTGAGCGGAGCAGCCTCATCCGGACAGTCTGACAGTGGTGTTTCCACACGCATGCTGGGGACACTTTTAAGCTGGCTGAACGACCATACTTCAGACGTATTTGTCGTTTGTACCGCCAACGACATCTCTAAACTGCCCCCGGAACTGATCCGTGCCGAACGCTTTGACGGTCTCTTCTTTCTGGATCTGCCCGGAGATTCACAGAAGCAGGCGATCTGGAACATCTACCGGGAACAGTATGGACTCACAGAGGAGCAGAAGTTGCCCGAAGACCGGCATTGGACCGGATCGGAAATCAGGGCTTGCTGTCGCCTGGCAGCCCTGCTGGATGTCCCGTTAACCCAGGCTGCTGAAAACGTGGTCCCCGTGGCCGTCACAGCCGCAGAATCAGTGGCTCGACTCAGACGCTGGGCCAGCAACCGCTGCCTGTCTGCAGAGCAGCCGGGCGTCTTTGTTCACGGAGAGCGGTCGGAAGGCCGAGAGCAGCGCAAACTCTCCCGTGATCCCCGCAGAAACTAA
- a CDS encoding MoaD/ThiS family protein, with translation MKVLLINNDGGGFADYIEVATGTTVSQLFEQRMADANASDYLIRVNRQPCPPDQTLEDGDRISITPTKIEGAKS, from the coding sequence ATGAAAGTTTTACTGATTAATAACGACGGTGGCGGATTCGCAGACTACATCGAAGTCGCCACAGGTACCACGGTCTCTCAACTGTTCGAACAACGCATGGCGGATGCGAACGCCTCGGACTACTTGATCCGGGTCAATCGTCAGCCGTGCCCTCCCGATCAGACGTTAGAAGACGGGGACCGGATTTCGATCACTCCGACTAAAATCGAAGGGGCGAAAAGCTAG
- a CDS encoding ThiF family adenylyltransferase, translated as MTNTTIDRFQRQSGLVPTERLSQISVTVIGVGAIGRQVALQLAAIGTPRIQLVDFDTVELTNITTQVYRRQDLGSAKVEATARAIQELDDSIQVETVSDRFRASISTGEAVFCCVDSISARAAIWRSISRKCAFWTDGRMLGETIRVLTATKDSGINQYSETLFPQPQAQIGSCTSRSTVYAASIAAGFMVHQFCRWLRGISIDHDMSLNLLAGETVVS; from the coding sequence GTGACAAATACAACGATAGATCGTTTTCAGAGACAGAGTGGACTGGTCCCTACAGAGAGACTATCTCAGATTTCGGTGACTGTCATCGGTGTGGGAGCCATCGGACGACAGGTGGCCCTGCAGCTGGCGGCGATCGGGACACCGCGGATTCAGCTTGTTGATTTTGATACGGTCGAATTGACCAATATCACGACGCAGGTATATCGGAGACAGGATCTGGGATCAGCTAAAGTCGAAGCAACGGCCAGGGCAATCCAGGAACTCGATGATTCGATTCAGGTGGAGACAGTTTCGGATCGGTTTCGTGCCTCCATAAGTACAGGAGAGGCTGTCTTCTGCTGTGTGGATTCGATCTCTGCCCGAGCAGCGATTTGGCGATCAATTAGCAGAAAATGTGCGTTCTGGACAGATGGCAGAATGCTGGGAGAAACGATCCGAGTGCTGACTGCCACAAAGGACTCAGGAATAAATCAGTATTCAGAGACACTCTTTCCTCAACCCCAGGCACAAATTGGAAGTTGTACCTCACGCAGTACTGTGTATGCAGCCAGCATTGCAGCAGGATTCATGGTGCATCAGTTTTGTCGCTGGCTGCGTGGGATATCCATAGATCACGATATGTCTCTAAATCTATTGGCAGGCGAAACTGTAGTTAGCTGA
- a CDS encoding DUF1573 domain-containing protein, whose protein sequence is MYRILFLVLVLTSIALFTIAVSKDIKTIDHTGSSIHVDKHFNTFTTPSVLVGEKDTLKHEFVVANTYDQIAHISSVQKSCSCTSAKIAKKKLSPGERTRLIMEVDLRGRSGLFGTTCKLIHDQGKPWNFLLQAHIYNHVEFVPNFFELGEVQPGIKIEKNIIVLTNSRSSDPPIPELSCNQNWVSFEMGKSTVHKLNGGEIVQRKTPLRISLIPPHISGAGFVEITTDLASTRARESKLSVHFHVEEIYDVKPQRIFFGRISEKEIPIEQRLTIRRRDGAPFKIKSIVCELSDIHHSCSTTGTTKVEHELVISLDHTKLESFLYGGLFIETNDTLIPNIEIPIAVSK, encoded by the coding sequence ATGTACAGGATCTTGTTTCTAGTTTTAGTTCTGACAAGTATTGCATTATTTACAATTGCTGTATCGAAAGATATCAAGACTATCGATCATACAGGGTCGAGTATACATGTAGATAAACATTTCAATACCTTCACAACACCATCTGTGCTGGTCGGCGAAAAAGATACATTAAAACATGAATTTGTAGTGGCTAACACATATGACCAGATAGCACACATATCATCTGTGCAAAAATCCTGTTCATGCACCAGTGCTAAAATCGCAAAGAAAAAGTTAAGTCCGGGCGAACGAACTCGATTGATAATGGAAGTAGATTTGCGAGGGCGAAGTGGACTTTTCGGTACGACGTGCAAATTAATTCACGACCAGGGTAAGCCTTGGAACTTTCTACTTCAGGCACATATTTATAACCATGTTGAATTCGTTCCCAACTTCTTTGAATTGGGAGAAGTCCAACCGGGAATAAAAATTGAGAAAAATATTATTGTTCTAACAAATAGCCGTAGTAGTGATCCACCCATACCAGAATTATCTTGTAATCAGAATTGGGTAAGTTTTGAGATGGGAAAAAGCACAGTACATAAGCTTAACGGTGGTGAGATTGTCCAACGAAAAACGCCTCTACGCATCAGCCTGATACCTCCTCATATTTCTGGTGCAGGGTTTGTTGAGATCACAACCGATCTGGCAAGTACCCGTGCAAGAGAATCTAAACTCTCAGTTCACTTTCACGTTGAGGAAATCTATGACGTTAAGCCTCAGCGGATTTTCTTTGGAAGGATTAGTGAGAAAGAGATCCCCATAGAGCAAAGGTTAACCATTCGTAGACGAGATGGTGCCCCTTTTAAAATTAAAAGCATTGTTTGCGAACTGAGCGATATTCATCATTCATGTTCGACAACAGGAACAACGAAAGTAGAACACGAACTGGTAATATCGCTGGATCATACGAAGCTTGAGAGCTTTCTCTATGGAGGGCTTTTTATCGAAACAAATGATACTCTTATTCCCAATATCGAGATTCCAATCGCTGTGTCGAAGTAA
- a CDS encoding glycosyltransferase family 39 protein, translating into MNRNGKGIKVFFPCHVVWLSITILLLVNSLMLAWSAWLHSPTVLEVSQLPAGLSHLELGKFDLDLVNPPLIRCVAAIPVLAFSPKTDWTLYSTYSRSRAERSVGIKFIDDNRSSSFLLFTVGRWACIPFIFIGGYTCSIWARDLYGNSASIFVVVLWCFSPWILGHGALMTTDAHAAAVGIIAAYFYWRWLKQPDLNWALLAGIAIGYAQLGKHTLIIFYPLGLILWFVYQSSSREILCSKHWLSRLGLLFIIFIVSLFVINVGYAFDGTFKRLGDYQFYSHTLSGDTSYSIPETTEGSNRFAHSLLGKIPIPLPQCYVRGVDIQKSDFERGLRSYMRGEWRSYGWWHFYLYALLIKTPLGTIILFCLAAYLSLFVRGYSAAWQHELFLLLPPVAILGLVSSQTGFSIHSRYLLPALPFFFIWISKTARSFQLHHRNYSIITGIALCCTVLSSLSIFPHSLSYFNELTGGPRHGYKNLVDSNIAWGQDLLFLSHWLEKHPEASPLKLAAFGPVDPRLAGINFSLPPTGPVAKKFWKDTGAEIAGPQPGWFAIDVNHLAGSFAFIPDGQGSRKLLSNEEWNYSYFRYFEPVAFAGYSINIYHITLDEANEVRTELGLPELPPDRIKN; encoded by the coding sequence ATGAATAGGAATGGCAAGGGGATCAAAGTTTTTTTTCCCTGTCATGTTGTGTGGTTGAGCATCACTATTTTACTGTTGGTAAATTCTCTGATGCTTGCCTGGAGCGCATGGCTGCATAGTCCCACTGTATTGGAAGTAAGTCAATTACCGGCAGGACTCAGCCATCTTGAATTAGGAAAATTCGATCTCGATCTTGTCAATCCACCGTTGATACGATGCGTAGCTGCGATTCCGGTGTTAGCATTTTCACCCAAAACCGACTGGACCCTTTATAGCACCTATTCACGCAGTCGTGCCGAGCGCTCAGTTGGAATCAAGTTTATTGATGACAACCGGAGTTCTTCATTTCTCCTGTTTACCGTGGGGCGGTGGGCATGCATTCCATTTATTTTTATTGGTGGATACACTTGTTCTATCTGGGCGCGAGATCTTTATGGTAATTCCGCAAGTATTTTTGTAGTCGTGCTCTGGTGCTTTTCTCCTTGGATTCTTGGCCATGGCGCCTTAATGACTACGGATGCACACGCCGCTGCAGTAGGTATTATTGCCGCTTATTTTTATTGGCGCTGGTTGAAGCAACCAGACCTTAACTGGGCTTTACTGGCAGGAATCGCCATAGGATACGCACAATTAGGCAAACATACACTTATAATTTTTTATCCGCTAGGCTTGATACTTTGGTTCGTATATCAAAGCTCAAGTAGAGAAATATTATGTTCGAAACACTGGTTGTCACGTTTAGGTTTGCTGTTTATTATTTTTATTGTTAGCCTATTTGTAATCAATGTGGGGTATGCATTTGACGGTACCTTTAAAAGACTTGGTGACTATCAATTCTATTCCCATACACTAAGCGGGGACACATCCTACTCAATCCCAGAAACCACTGAAGGATCAAACCGCTTTGCCCATTCACTGCTTGGGAAGATTCCCATTCCTCTCCCGCAATGCTACGTACGGGGAGTCGACATTCAAAAATCGGACTTCGAGCGAGGTTTACGATCTTATATGAGGGGAGAATGGAGGTCTTATGGGTGGTGGCATTTTTACCTCTACGCATTGCTCATTAAAACCCCTTTGGGCACGATAATACTGTTTTGTCTGGCAGCTTATTTGAGTCTATTTGTAAGAGGTTATTCTGCAGCATGGCAGCATGAGCTTTTCCTTTTGCTACCACCGGTTGCTATTCTGGGGCTCGTCAGTTCACAGACGGGATTTTCAATTCACTCTAGGTATCTTTTACCAGCATTGCCATTTTTTTTTATTTGGATCAGTAAAACCGCGCGCAGTTTCCAACTACACCATCGTAACTATTCAATCATCACTGGAATAGCTCTCTGCTGCACAGTTCTAAGCAGCCTGTCGATATTTCCTCACAGCCTCTCTTATTTTAATGAACTGACTGGTGGTCCCCGACATGGCTACAAGAATCTGGTTGATAGCAATATAGCTTGGGGACAGGACTTGTTATTTTTGTCACACTGGCTGGAGAAGCATCCTGAAGCATCGCCACTCAAACTGGCGGCTTTTGGACCTGTTGATCCTCGACTCGCTGGAATCAACTTCAGTCTACCTCCGACTGGCCCGGTAGCAAAGAAGTTTTGGAAAGATACCGGGGCTGAAATAGCTGGTCCGCAACCTGGATGGTTTGCGATTGATGTCAATCACTTGGCAGGAAGTTTCGCATTCATTCCTGATGGACAGGGAAGCAGAAAATTGTTGTCGAATGAGGAATGGAATTACAGCTATTTTCGATATTTTGAACCAGTCGCTTTCGCAGGATATTCGATCAATATTTATCACATAACTCTGGATGAGGCGAACGAAGTACGTACTGAACTTGGATTACCTGAGCTCCCTCCTGACCGAATTAAGAATTGA